In Pseudomonas fluorescens NCIMB 11764, a single window of DNA contains:
- the cysT gene encoding sulfate ABC transporter permease subunit CysT codes for MSRRISPVIPGFGLTLGYTLVYLSLIVLIPLAAMFVHAAQLTWDQFWAIISAPRVWAALKLSFGTALFAAIINGIIGTLLAWVLVRYTFPGRKIIDAMIDLPFALPTAVAGIALTALYAPTGLVGQFAADLGFKIAYTPLGITLALTFVTLPFVVRTVQPVLADIPREVEEAAACLGAKPLQVFRHILVPALLPAWLTGFALAFARGVGEYGSVIFIAGNMPMKTEILPLLIMVKLDQYDYTGATSIGVLMLVVSFVLLLLINLLQRRIETP; via the coding sequence ATGTCGCGTCGTATCTCCCCCGTCATACCCGGCTTCGGGCTGACGCTGGGCTACACCTTGGTGTACCTCAGCCTGATTGTGCTCATTCCACTGGCGGCGATGTTCGTGCATGCCGCCCAACTCACCTGGGATCAGTTCTGGGCAATCATCTCGGCGCCCCGCGTGTGGGCGGCGTTGAAGCTGAGCTTCGGCACCGCGCTCTTTGCCGCGATCATCAACGGCATCATCGGCACGCTGCTGGCCTGGGTGCTGGTGCGCTACACCTTCCCCGGTCGCAAGATCATCGATGCGATGATCGATCTGCCCTTCGCATTGCCCACGGCCGTGGCCGGTATCGCGCTGACCGCGTTGTACGCCCCGACCGGGCTGGTGGGTCAGTTCGCGGCGGACCTTGGCTTCAAGATCGCGTATACCCCCCTCGGCATCACGCTGGCGCTGACTTTTGTAACCCTTCCATTCGTAGTACGTACGGTACAGCCAGTACTGGCCGATATCCCCCGTGAAGTGGAAGAGGCGGCGGCGTGCCTTGGTGCAAAACCGTTGCAGGTTTTCCGTCATATCCTGGTGCCCGCGCTGCTGCCCGCCTGGTTGACCGGTTTCGCATTGGCCTTTGCCCGCGGGGTCGGCGAGTACGGCTCGGTGATATTCATCGCCGGCAACATGCCGATGAAAACCGAGATCCTGCCGCTGCTGATCATGGTCAAGCTCGACCAGTACGATTACACCGGCGCTACCTCCATTGGTGTACTGATGCTGGTGGTTTCCTTCGTCCTGTTGCTGCTGATCAACTTGCTGCAACGCCGCATCGAAACCCCATAA
- a CDS encoding response regulator, with translation MTAVDLPAIPRVLIAEADPWSRDLLKQVLLNVRCDARLDLCADGHDALTRLAENVYDLVIVDWELPGVDGLNVLRSVRQRKRNPPLPFILMSNRNDGASVREALPYAPTAYLAKPLNMESLTQRLQGLLLNAGEEVFCDVPALAPGMTLSVFLERRREQADGAPLMTDVQLAVERSLNPSGLDLMRLEDEIRTDPQITAVLIAAANSAAQHHGVAVQTLSQALQRLGTGQSMNLILGLALKRSARLSDPLLADYAERYWELSLHTAEYARTLARLLDLDQDRCYCAGMLHRLGDLALLRCLQEWKQAGGELDEWEEVGDAIAEFGAAYGSALRTRWRLPLELRELIAAVYQLGGGVYSREALVMNMAAQMARLGEHEGIEVLAKSRTARLLKIGLPELMRLRKK, from the coding sequence ATGACGGCCGTTGATTTGCCCGCTATACCCCGAGTGTTGATTGCCGAGGCCGATCCCTGGTCGCGGGATCTGCTCAAGCAAGTGCTGCTGAATGTGCGCTGTGATGCGCGCCTGGATCTGTGCGCCGATGGCCACGACGCGCTGACGCGACTGGCGGAAAACGTTTACGACCTGGTGATTGTCGACTGGGAACTGCCCGGCGTGGATGGCTTGAATGTCTTGCGCAGCGTTCGTCAACGCAAACGCAATCCGCCGCTGCCTTTCATCCTGATGAGCAACCGTAATGATGGTGCCAGCGTGCGCGAAGCCTTGCCGTATGCGCCCACCGCGTACCTGGCCAAACCGTTGAACATGGAGAGCCTGACCCAGCGTCTGCAAGGTTTGCTGCTCAATGCTGGAGAAGAAGTGTTCTGCGATGTACCGGCTTTGGCGCCGGGCATGACGTTATCGGTGTTTCTCGAGCGTCGACGTGAGCAGGCCGACGGCGCGCCGCTGATGACGGATGTACAGCTGGCGGTCGAACGCAGCCTCAACCCCAGTGGCCTCGATCTGATGCGGCTGGAAGATGAAATCCGTACCGATCCGCAGATTACCGCCGTCCTGATCGCCGCCGCCAACAGCGCCGCCCAGCATCATGGCGTCGCCGTACAAACCCTGTCCCAGGCGTTGCAGCGACTGGGCACCGGGCAGAGCATGAACCTGATTCTGGGGTTGGCGCTCAAGCGCAGTGCACGGCTTAGCGATCCGTTGTTGGCGGACTATGCCGAGCGTTATTGGGAACTGTCGCTGCACACCGCCGAATACGCCCGAACACTGGCGCGTTTGCTGGACCTGGATCAGGACCGGTGCTATTGCGCCGGGATGTTGCATCGCCTGGGTGATCTGGCGCTGCTTCGCTGTCTGCAGGAATGGAAGCAGGCCGGCGGTGAGCTGGATGAATGGGAGGAGGTGGGTGATGCCATCGCCGAATTCGGCGCGGCTTACGGTTCCGCGCTGCGGACCCGCTGGCGCTTGCCTCTGGAACTGCGAGAGCTGATTGCGGCGGTGTACCAGCTCGGTGGCGGGGTTTATTCCCGCGAGGCGCTGGTGATGAACATGGCGGCGCAGATGGCACGTCTGGGCGAGCATGAGGGCATTGAGGTGCTGGCCAAGAGCCGGACGGCGCGGTTGCTGAAGATCGGGTTGCCGGAATTGATGCGGCTGCGCAAAAAATAA
- the gabT gene encoding 4-aminobutyrate--2-oxoglutarate transaminase produces MSKTNASLMKRREAAVPRGVGQIHPIFADHAKNATVTDVEGREFIDFAGGIAVLNTGHLHPKVIAAVTAQLNKLTHTCFQVLAYEPYVELCEKINAKVPGDFAKKTLLVTTGSEAVENAVKIARAATGRAGVIAFTGAYHGRTMMTLGLTGKVVPYSAGMGLMPGGIFRALYPNELHGVSIDDSIASIERIFKNDAEPRDIAAIIIEPVQGEGGFYVAPKEFMKRLRALCDQHGILLIADEVQTGAGRTGTFFAMEQMGVAADLTTFAKSIAGGFPLAGVCGKAEYMDAIAPGGLGGTYAGSPIACAAALAVMEVFEEEHLLDRCKAVGERLVTGLKAIQAKYPVIGEVRALGAMIAVELFVDGDSHKPNAPAVAAVVAKAREKGLILLSCGTYGNVLRVLVPLTAPDEQLDKGLAIIEECFSEL; encoded by the coding sequence ATGAGCAAGACTAACGCTTCTTTGATGAAACGCCGCGAAGCCGCTGTACCGCGCGGTGTTGGCCAGATTCACCCGATCTTCGCCGACCACGCGAAGAACGCCACCGTGACCGACGTTGAAGGTCGCGAGTTCATCGACTTCGCCGGCGGTATCGCCGTGCTGAACACCGGTCACCTGCACCCGAAAGTCATCGCGGCCGTGACTGCACAGCTGAACAAGCTCACTCACACTTGCTTCCAGGTCCTGGCCTACGAGCCGTACGTGGAACTGTGCGAAAAAATCAACGCCAAGGTGCCAGGTGATTTCGCCAAGAAAACCCTGCTGGTCACCACCGGTTCCGAAGCCGTGGAAAACGCCGTGAAAATCGCCCGTGCCGCTACTGGCCGTGCCGGCGTGATCGCGTTCACCGGCGCTTACCACGGTCGCACCATGATGACCCTGGGCCTGACCGGTAAAGTCGTGCCTTACTCGGCCGGCATGGGCCTGATGCCAGGCGGCATCTTCCGCGCGCTGTACCCGAACGAACTGCACGGTGTGAGCATCGACGATTCGATCGCCAGCATCGAACGCATCTTCAAGAACGACGCCGAGCCGCGTGACATCGCTGCCATCATCATCGAGCCGGTTCAGGGCGAAGGCGGTTTCTACGTCGCGCCTAAAGAGTTCATGAAGCGCCTGCGCGCTCTGTGCGACCAGCACGGTATTCTGTTGATCGCTGACGAAGTGCAGACCGGCGCTGGCCGTACCGGCACTTTCTTCGCCATGGAACAGATGGGCGTCGCTGCCGACCTGACCACCTTCGCCAAATCCATCGCAGGCGGCTTCCCGCTGGCCGGTGTGTGCGGCAAGGCCGAATACATGGACGCCATCGCTCCAGGCGGCCTGGGCGGCACCTACGCCGGTAGCCCGATCGCTTGCGCCGCGGCCCTGGCCGTGATGGAAGTGTTCGAGGAAGAACACCTGCTGGACCGCTGCAAGGCTGTCGGCGAGCGTCTGGTCACTGGCCTCAAGGCCATCCAGGCCAAGTACCCGGTGATCGGCGAAGTCCGTGCCCTGGGTGCGATGATCGCGGTCGAGCTGTTCGTTGATGGCGACAGCCACAAGCCGAACGCTCCAGCGGTAGCCGCCGTTGTGGCCAAGGCTCGCGAAAAGGGCCTGATCCTGCTGTCTTGCGGCACCTACGGCAACGTTCTGCGCGTCCTGGTACCGCTGACTGCGCCGGACGAGCAACTGGACAAAGGTCTGGCAATCATCGAAGAGTGCTTCTCGGAGCTCTGA
- the cysW gene encoding sulfate ABC transporter permease subunit CysW has protein sequence MSQSSIAAASSANAARRGSATSRRILIGLCWLVFILFLVLPLFIVVSQGLKNGLGAFFTAIFEPDALSALKLTVIAVLISVPLNLVFGVSAAWCVSKYSFRGKSMLVTLIDLPFSVSPVIAGLVYVLMFGAQGFFGPWLQDHDIQIVFALPGIVLATIFVTVPFVARELIPLMQEQGTQEEEAARLLGANGWQMFWHVTVPNIKWGLIYGVVLCTARAMGEFGAVSVVSGHIRGVTNTLPLHVEILYNEYNHVAAFAVASLLLILALFILLAKQWSENRINRLRASAAEE, from the coding sequence ATGTCCCAATCGTCTATTGCGGCCGCCTCTTCGGCCAACGCTGCCCGCCGTGGCAGTGCCACGTCGCGGCGAATCCTGATCGGCCTGTGCTGGCTGGTCTTCATCCTGTTTTTGGTGTTGCCGCTGTTTATCGTCGTGTCCCAAGGGCTGAAGAACGGCCTGGGCGCGTTCTTCACCGCGATCTTCGAACCGGATGCCTTGTCCGCATTGAAGCTCACGGTGATCGCCGTGCTGATTTCGGTGCCGCTGAACCTGGTGTTCGGTGTCAGCGCCGCGTGGTGCGTGAGCAAGTACTCGTTCCGTGGCAAGAGCATGCTGGTGACCCTGATCGACTTGCCGTTCTCGGTGTCGCCGGTCATCGCCGGTCTGGTCTACGTGCTGATGTTCGGCGCGCAGGGTTTTTTCGGCCCGTGGCTGCAGGATCACGACATTCAGATCGTCTTCGCCTTGCCGGGCATCGTGCTGGCGACGATTTTCGTCACCGTGCCCTTCGTGGCCCGCGAGCTGATCCCGCTGATGCAGGAACAAGGCACTCAGGAAGAAGAGGCCGCGCGCCTTCTCGGCGCCAATGGCTGGCAGATGTTCTGGCACGTCACCGTTCCCAATATCAAATGGGGCCTGATCTACGGCGTGGTGCTGTGCACGGCGCGGGCGATGGGTGAATTCGGGGCGGTGTCGGTGGTTTCCGGGCACATTCGCGGGGTGACCAACACCTTGCCGCTGCACGTCGAGATCCTCTACAACGAATACAACCACGTGGCCGCGTTCGCCGTGGCGAGCCTGTTGCTGATCCTGGCGCTCTTCATCCTGCTGGCCAAGCAGTGGAGCGAAAACCGTATTAACCGTCTGCGCGCCAGCGCCGCGGAGGAATAA
- a CDS encoding GGDEF domain-containing protein — MVTKNLQDSSLPQWPEAAQTLMALMHAQGEVARLSEREQLFSSLLVSVNAVLWAFNWETRQVLYVSPAYERIFGRSAGLLLSDSNQWRDSIYPDDLEYAERSLAEVLEKGAVEDREYRIIAADGQVRWLSDKCFINRQAEPGQPVIIVGIAEDITDKKQMESELHRLATTDVLTKSSNRRHFFDCAHREFELARQQGAPLAFLLLDIDDFKVINDTYGHPEGDNVLQHIAETGREALRRGDVFGRIGGEEFAAVFPGCAPDMAMQVAERLQREIQRLTFSHDQQTFGITVSQGLTSLTAEDESIESLFARADAAMYEAKRQGKNRIISG; from the coding sequence ATGGTCACCAAGAACCTCCAAGACTCATCCCTACCCCAGTGGCCCGAGGCCGCACAAACCCTGATGGCGCTGATGCACGCCCAAGGCGAAGTCGCACGCCTGAGCGAACGCGAACAGCTATTCAGTTCCCTGCTGGTAAGCGTGAACGCGGTGCTTTGGGCATTCAACTGGGAAACCCGCCAGGTGCTCTACGTCAGCCCTGCCTATGAGCGGATCTTCGGTCGTTCCGCAGGTCTGTTACTGTCCGACTCCAACCAGTGGCGCGACAGCATCTACCCCGACGATCTGGAGTACGCCGAGCGCAGCCTCGCCGAAGTGCTGGAAAAAGGCGCTGTCGAAGACCGCGAGTACCGCATCATCGCCGCCGATGGCCAAGTGCGCTGGCTCAGTGACAAGTGCTTCATCAACCGTCAGGCCGAACCGGGCCAGCCAGTGATCATCGTCGGCATTGCCGAAGACATCACCGACAAGAAACAGATGGAAAGCGAGCTGCATCGCCTGGCCACTACCGACGTTTTGACCAAGAGCAGCAATCGCCGGCATTTCTTCGACTGTGCCCACCGCGAATTCGAACTGGCTCGCCAACAGGGCGCACCGCTGGCGTTTCTGCTGCTGGACATCGATGACTTCAAGGTGATCAACGACACCTACGGCCACCCGGAAGGCGACAACGTACTGCAACACATTGCCGAGACCGGTCGCGAGGCGTTGCGTCGCGGTGATGTGTTCGGACGAATCGGCGGTGAGGAATTTGCCGCGGTGTTTCCCGGCTGCGCGCCAGACATGGCCATGCAAGTGGCCGAGCGTCTGCAACGGGAGATTCAGCGATTGACCTTCAGCCATGATCAGCAGACGTTCGGCATCACCGTCAGCCAGGGCTTGACCAGCCTGACCGCCGAGGATGAAAGCATCGAGAGCCTGTTTGCCCGGGCGGACGCGGCGATGTATGAAGCGAAGCGCCAGGGCAAGAACCGGATCATCTCTGGCTGA
- a CDS encoding sulfate/molybdate ABC transporter ATP-binding protein, whose amino-acid sequence MSIEVRNVSKNFNAFKALNDISLDIQSGELVALLGPSGCGKTTLLRIIAGLETPDQGSIVFHGEDVSGHDVRDRNVGFVFQHYALFRHMTVFDNVAFGLRMKPKNQRPTESQIAVKVHELLNMVQLDWLSDRYPEQLSGGQRQRIALARALAVEPKVLLLDEPFGALDAKVRKELRRWLARLHEDINLTSVFVTHDQEEAMEVADRIVVMNKGVIEQIGSPGDVYENPASDFVYHFLGDSNRLHLGEDNHVLFRPHEVSLSRHELDDHHAAEVRDIRPLGATTRVTLKVEGQSELIEAEVVKDHDSLIGLAKGETLFFKPKVWQKVANI is encoded by the coding sequence ATGTCGATCGAAGTGCGTAACGTCAGCAAGAATTTCAATGCGTTCAAGGCGCTCAATGACATCAGCCTGGACATTCAAAGCGGCGAACTCGTGGCGCTGCTTGGCCCGTCGGGTTGCGGCAAGACCACGCTGCTGCGGATCATCGCCGGTCTGGAAACCCCGGATCAGGGCAGCATCGTGTTCCACGGTGAGGACGTTTCCGGCCACGATGTGCGTGATCGCAACGTCGGTTTCGTGTTCCAGCACTACGCGTTGTTCCGCCACATGACGGTGTTCGACAACGTCGCGTTCGGCCTGCGCATGAAACCGAAAAACCAGCGTCCGACGGAAAGCCAGATCGCGGTGAAAGTCCATGAGTTGCTGAACATGGTGCAACTGGATTGGCTGTCGGATCGCTACCCGGAACAACTCTCCGGTGGTCAACGTCAGCGTATCGCGCTGGCTCGTGCCTTGGCGGTAGAGCCGAAAGTCCTGCTGCTCGACGAACCCTTCGGCGCACTCGACGCCAAGGTGCGTAAAGAACTGCGCCGCTGGCTCGCGCGCTTGCACGAGGACATCAACCTGACCTCGGTGTTCGTGACCCACGACCAGGAAGAAGCGATGGAAGTCGCCGACCGCATCGTGGTGATGAACAAAGGCGTGATCGAGCAGATCGGCTCACCGGGCGACGTCTACGAGAACCCGGCCAGCGATTTCGTTTATCACTTCCTCGGTGATTCCAACCGTCTGCATCTGGGCGAAGACAACCACGTGCTGTTCCGTCCGCACGAAGTTTCGCTGTCGCGGCATGAGCTGGATGATCACCACGCTGCCGAGGTGCGCGATATCCGTCCGCTGGGCGCGACGACCCGGGTGACGTTGAAGGTTGAAGGCCAGAGCGAACTGATCGAAGCGGAAGTGGTGAAGGATCACGACAGCCTGATCGGCTTGGCGAAGGGCGAAACCTTGTTCTTCAAACCGAAGGTCTGGCAGAAAGTCGCCAACATCTAA
- a CDS encoding sulfate ABC transporter substrate-binding protein, producing the protein MSSIRHFALAALASALFAGSAVAKDYELLNVSYDPTRELYQDYNAEFVKFWQKDHAGDTVKIQQSHGGSGKQGRAVIDGLRADVVTLALAGDIDEIAKLGKTLPADWQKRLPEASTPYTSTIVFLVRKGNPKGIKDWGDLVKNDVSVITPNPKTSGGARWNFLAAWAYGLKASGGDEAKAKEYVQTLFKHVPVLDTGARGSTITFVNNGQGDVLLAWENEAFLALKEDGGADKFDIVVPSLSILAEPPVAVVDKNAEKKGNEQIAEAYLKHLYSPAGQEIAAKNFYRPRDKDVAAKYAQQFPKLELVTIDKDFGGWKTAQPKFFNDGGVFDQIYQAQ; encoded by the coding sequence ATGTCGTCGATTCGTCATTTCGCTTTGGCCGCCCTGGCCAGTGCCCTTTTTGCGGGTTCCGCGGTTGCCAAGGATTACGAGCTGCTCAATGTGTCTTACGACCCGACGCGTGAGCTGTATCAGGATTACAACGCAGAGTTCGTGAAGTTCTGGCAGAAGGATCACGCCGGTGACACTGTGAAAATCCAGCAGTCCCACGGTGGTTCGGGCAAGCAGGGCCGTGCGGTGATCGACGGCCTGCGCGCCGACGTGGTAACCCTGGCCCTGGCCGGTGACATCGATGAAATCGCCAAGCTCGGCAAGACCCTGCCGGCGGACTGGCAGAAGCGTTTGCCGGAAGCGAGCACGCCGTACACCTCGACCATCGTGTTCCTGGTGCGCAAGGGCAACCCTAAAGGCATCAAGGACTGGGGCGACCTGGTCAAGAACGACGTGTCGGTCATCACCCCGAACCCGAAAACCTCCGGCGGCGCTCGCTGGAATTTCCTCGCGGCCTGGGCCTATGGTCTGAAAGCCAGCGGCGGCGACGAGGCCAAAGCCAAGGAATACGTACAAACCCTGTTCAAGCACGTGCCAGTGCTGGACACCGGTGCTCGCGGTTCGACCATCACCTTCGTCAACAACGGTCAGGGTGACGTGTTGCTGGCCTGGGAAAACGAAGCCTTCCTGGCCCTGAAAGAAGACGGTGGCGCCGACAAGTTCGACATCGTCGTGCCTTCGCTGTCGATCCTTGCCGAGCCGCCAGTCGCCGTCGTCGACAAGAATGCCGAGAAGAAAGGCAACGAACAGATCGCCGAAGCGTACCTCAAGCACCTGTACAGCCCGGCCGGTCAGGAAATCGCGGCGAAAAACTTCTATCGTCCACGTGACAAGGATGTCGCCGCGAAGTACGCCCAGCAGTTCCCGAAACTGGAGCTGGTGACCATCGACAAGGACTTCGGCGGCTGGAAAACCGCGCAGCCGAAATTCTTCAATGACGGTGGCGTGTTCGACCAGATCTACCAGGCGCAGTAA
- the oscA gene encoding sulfur starvation response protein OscA, producing the protein MSASLRSVDGQDEATILREIQSALRDLRFGAVEITVHNAQVVQIERKEKFRLQNPSNKPS; encoded by the coding sequence ATGAGCGCATCCCTGCGTAGCGTTGACGGTCAAGACGAAGCCACCATCTTGCGCGAGATCCAGAGCGCCCTGCGCGATCTGCGGTTCGGCGCCGTGGAAATCACCGTACACAACGCTCAGGTGGTCCAGATCGAACGCAAGGAAAAATTTCGTTTGCAGAACCCGAGCAACAAACCGAGCTGA
- the dibA gene encoding phosphodiesterase DibA codes for MSATYRDALRAALLYLLLSVVWLQFSGYLLNSFFDSSNELLRWQLINGYAWVLLSTGLIFIARARLLRCLGFGATLRERHEDRERLRQAAAVFDCTREGVLVTNSKGVIVHVNRAFMEITGYSDEEVLGHQPSLFKSGRHPAAFYQAMFATLNSCGEWSGEIWNRRKSGEIYPQWQTIRLIHDDQGQLSHYVAVFSDISAIKNSEHELKHLAHHDPLTDLPNRMLFTDRTEQALTSAQLHKRGCALLMIDLDHFKMINDSLGHTVGDQLLKAVAERLQALLGPEITLARLGGDEFAVLAESCPQLMQAAALAQRIIDGLKEPFLIGEHQLFINTSIGISLFPGDALSAEQLLRNADSALFKAKSAGRDGYALYTEELTAHAQNRVETAVELRQALERQELRVYYQPVHDFRTRRLVGVEALVRWEHPKRGLVSPAEFIPIAERTGLIAEIDTWVMRQACQQMCLWQQAGVALSFVAVNVSSRLFARRELFQQVAKVLHETGLDPAYLELEVTESAVMEDPEVALEQMHRLRELGVRLAIDDFGTGYSSLLRLKRLPVQKLKIDQGFVAGLPWDEDDVAIVRVIIALAQSMGMQVHAEGIEQVEQASFLLEQSCDLGQGYWFGRPVPAEQLDWMHSPIIS; via the coding sequence ATGTCTGCCACCTATCGCGACGCTTTGCGTGCAGCGCTGCTTTACCTGTTGCTATCCGTAGTCTGGCTGCAGTTCAGTGGTTATTTATTGAACAGCTTCTTCGATAGCTCCAACGAGCTACTGCGGTGGCAACTGATCAACGGTTACGCTTGGGTCTTACTCAGCACCGGGTTGATTTTTATCGCTCGAGCGCGATTGCTCCGTTGCCTGGGCTTCGGCGCCACCTTGCGTGAGCGCCATGAAGATCGTGAGCGTTTGCGTCAGGCCGCCGCCGTATTCGATTGCACCCGCGAAGGCGTGCTGGTCACCAATAGCAAGGGGGTGATCGTCCACGTAAACCGGGCGTTCATGGAAATCACCGGTTATTCGGATGAAGAAGTCCTGGGCCACCAACCCAGCCTGTTCAAGTCAGGCCGTCACCCGGCGGCTTTCTACCAGGCGATGTTCGCGACACTGAACAGTTGCGGTGAATGGAGCGGTGAAATCTGGAACCGCCGCAAGAGCGGCGAAATCTACCCGCAATGGCAGACGATCCGCCTGATTCACGACGACCAGGGCCAGCTCAGTCATTACGTCGCCGTGTTTTCCGATATCAGCGCGATCAAGAACTCCGAACATGAACTCAAGCATCTGGCTCATCACGACCCGTTGACGGACTTGCCTAACCGGATGCTGTTCACTGACCGTACCGAGCAGGCACTGACGTCGGCGCAACTGCACAAGCGTGGCTGTGCGTTGCTGATGATTGATCTGGATCATTTCAAGATGATCAACGACAGCCTTGGACACACGGTCGGCGACCAGTTGCTCAAGGCCGTGGCCGAGCGATTGCAGGCCTTGCTTGGCCCGGAGATCACGTTGGCGCGACTGGGGGGGGATGAGTTCGCAGTGCTCGCCGAAAGCTGTCCGCAGTTGATGCAGGCCGCTGCGCTGGCGCAGCGGATCATCGATGGTCTCAAAGAGCCGTTCCTGATTGGCGAGCATCAACTGTTCATCAATACCAGCATCGGTATCAGCCTGTTCCCCGGCGATGCCTTGAGCGCTGAACAGCTATTGCGTAACGCCGACTCGGCGCTGTTCAAGGCCAAAAGCGCCGGTCGCGATGGCTACGCCCTTTATACCGAGGAGCTGACAGCCCATGCCCAGAATAGGGTCGAGACTGCTGTAGAGCTGCGCCAGGCGCTGGAACGGCAGGAGTTGCGCGTTTATTACCAGCCGGTTCACGACTTCAGGACCCGCCGCCTGGTTGGCGTCGAGGCGCTGGTGCGCTGGGAGCATCCGAAGCGCGGACTGGTGTCGCCGGCTGAATTCATTCCCATCGCCGAACGCACCGGGTTGATCGCAGAAATCGATACCTGGGTGATGCGCCAGGCTTGTCAGCAAATGTGCTTGTGGCAGCAGGCAGGTGTGGCGTTGTCGTTTGTCGCAGTGAACGTCTCGTCTCGATTGTTCGCTCGTCGTGAGCTCTTCCAGCAAGTGGCGAAGGTGCTGCACGAAACCGGGCTGGATCCGGCGTATCTGGAACTGGAAGTCACTGAGAGCGCGGTGATGGAAGACCCGGAAGTGGCGCTGGAGCAGATGCATCGACTGCGCGAGCTGGGTGTGCGGCTGGCCATCGATGATTTCGGTACAGGCTATTCGTCGCTGCTGCGGCTCAAGCGTCTGCCGGTGCAGAAGCTCAAGATCGATCAGGGTTTTGTCGCCGGTTTGCCGTGGGATGAGGATGACGTGGCGATCGTGCGAGTGATCATCGCGCTGGCGCAAAGCATGGGGATGCAGGTGCATGCCGAAGGCATCGAGCAGGTCGAGCAGGCGAGTTTCCTTCTTGAACAGAGTTGCGATCTGGGGCAAGGCTACTGGTTTGGACGGCCGGTGCCGGCCGAGCAGTTGGACTGGATGCACTCACCAATTATCAGCTAA
- the desA gene encoding delta-9 fatty acid desaturase DesA, with the protein MWYEGFLGLSPWSLVAVTLLMTHVTIIGVTVYLHRYSAHRSLELNAGLKHFFRFWLWLTTAQNTREWTAIHRKHHAKCETVDDPHSPVIKGLSTVLRKGAELYRAEAENPETLRIYGKNCPEDWIERNLYSRFPLLGVAIMGVIDLLLFGTIGITIWAIQMMWIPIWAAGVVNGLGHAIGYRNFECRDAATNLVPWGILIGGEELHNNHHTYPNSAKLSVKKWEFDLGWAWIQVFSFLRLAKVQRVAPIAHRVEGKGSLDMDTAMAILNNRFQIMAQYRKLVIAPLVKQELEKVDHSVRHQFHRAKRLLSRETSLLDDKHHVRIQTMLEHSQALKVIYEKRLALQQIWVKTSSNGHDMLAAIKDWVHEAEASGIQSLRDFADQLKTYSLRPAAV; encoded by the coding sequence ATGTGGTACGAAGGTTTTCTCGGCTTGTCGCCCTGGTCACTGGTGGCAGTCACCCTGCTGATGACCCACGTCACGATTATCGGCGTCACGGTCTATCTGCATCGTTATTCAGCCCATCGCTCCCTTGAGCTCAATGCTGGCCTGAAACATTTCTTCCGCTTCTGGCTGTGGCTGACCACGGCGCAGAACACCCGCGAGTGGACCGCCATCCACCGCAAGCATCACGCCAAATGCGAAACCGTCGATGACCCGCACAGCCCGGTCATCAAGGGCTTGTCCACCGTTCTGCGCAAAGGTGCCGAGCTGTACCGCGCCGAAGCGGAAAACCCCGAGACCCTGCGCATCTACGGCAAGAACTGCCCCGAAGACTGGATCGAACGCAACCTCTACAGCCGTTTCCCGCTGCTGGGCGTTGCAATCATGGGCGTCATCGACCTGCTGCTGTTCGGCACCATCGGTATCACCATCTGGGCCATCCAGATGATGTGGATCCCAATCTGGGCCGCTGGCGTGGTCAATGGCCTGGGCCATGCCATCGGCTACCGCAACTTCGAATGCCGCGATGCGGCGACCAACCTGGTGCCCTGGGGCATCCTGATCGGTGGCGAAGAACTGCATAACAACCATCACACCTACCCTAACTCGGCAAAACTGTCGGTGAAGAAGTGGGAGTTCGACCTCGGCTGGGCGTGGATCCAGGTCTTCAGCTTCCTGCGTCTGGCCAAGGTTCAGCGGGTTGCACCGATTGCCCACCGGGTCGAAGGCAAAGGCAGCCTGGACATGGACACCGCCATGGCCATCCTCAACAACCGCTTCCAGATCATGGCCCAGTACCGCAAACTGGTGATCGCACCGCTGGTCAAACAGGAACTGGAAAAGGTCGATCACTCGGTCCGTCACCAGTTCCATCGGGCCAAACGCCTGCTCTCCCGGGAAACCAGCCTGCTCGATGACAAGCACCACGTACGCATCCAGACCATGCTCGAGCACAGCCAGGCGCTGAAGGTAATTTACGAGAAACGACTGGCCTTGCAGCAGATCTGGGTCAAGACCAGCTCAAATGGTCACGACATGCTGGCCGCCATCAAGGATTGGGTACACGAAGCCGAAGCCAGCGGGATTCAATCCCTGCGCGACTTTGCCGATCAGTTGAAAACCTACTCCCTGCGCCCTGCCGCTGTCTGA